A window of Actinomycetes bacterium genomic DNA:
CGACCATGTGCACCCCGACCACGTCGAGCGCGTCGTCGTAGCCGAGCCGGAACTTCAGGCCCACCGCGAACGCGCAGACCAGACCCGCGGCCAGCCCGATCGCGATCGACGCCATCGGACCCACGAAGCCGGCCGCAGGCGTGATCGCCACCAGCCCGGCCACCGCACCGGAGGCGACCCCGAGGGTGGTCGACTTCCGCCTGGTCAGCGCGTCGTACAAGGCCCACCCGACCGCACCGGCGGCGGCCGCGGTGTTGGTGGCGATGAACGCGGAGGCGGCCAGCCCGTTGGCGGCCAGGGCGCTGCCCGCGTTGAAGCCGAACCACCCGAACCACAGGATCCCGGCACCCAGGATGGTCAACGGCAGGTTGTGGGGCACGTAGGCCTGGGTCCCGAACCCCTTGCGCCTGCCGATGACCAGCGCCGCCGCCAGCGCCGCCACCCCCGAGTTCATGTGCACCACCGTGCCGCCGGCGAAGTCCAGCGCCCCGAGCTCCCGGATCCAGCCGCCCGGCGCCCACACCCAGTGGGCCAGCGGCGCGTAGATCAGCAGGAGCCACAGGCTGGTGAACGCCACGTACCCGGAGAACTTCATCCGCTCGGCGAACGCACCCGTGATCAGGGCCGGGGTGATGACCGCGAACATCAGCTGGAACGCGGCATAGGCGAGATGCGGGATGGTCGGGGCCAGGTCGGCGTTGGGCTCCTGGCCGACCCCGGCGAAGCCGAGGTAGTCGAGCCCGCCGATCAGGTGGCCCTTGTCCGGGCCGAACGCCAGGCTGTACCCGACCAGCACCCACAACACGCTCACCAGCCCGAGCGCGAACATGCTCTGCATCACCGTGCCGAGCACGTTCTTGGCCCGCACCATGCCACCGTAGAACAGGGCGAGCCCTGGGGTCATGAACATGACCAGGCCCGCCGAGATCAGGACGAAAGCGGTATCCCCGCTGTTCACAGATGCGCCTCCTCACTTGCCGTCCGTGCTCGTAAGGGGTACCCGACCGATGTTTCCGACGTGTTTCCTGGCCGTTGAACCACCGTAAATCCG
This region includes:
- a CDS encoding ammonium transporter, yielding MNSGDTAFVLISAGLVMFMTPGLALFYGGMVRAKNVLGTVMQSMFALGLVSVLWVLVGYSLAFGPDKGHLIGGLDYLGFAGVGQEPNADLAPTIPHLAYAAFQLMFAVITPALITGAFAERMKFSGYVAFTSLWLLLIYAPLAHWVWAPGGWIRELGALDFAGGTVVHMNSGVAALAAALVIGRRKGFGTQAYVPHNLPLTILGAGILWFGWFGFNAGSALAANGLAASAFIATNTAAAAGAVGWALYDALTRRKSTTLGVASGAVAGLVAITPAAGFVGPMASIAIGLAAGLVCAFAVGLKFRLGYDDALDVVGVHMVGGMLGALLIGVFGNAAFNPAGADGLLAGGGLALLGKQAVAAATTLVFSFVGSFVLLKLVQATVGLRVTAEEEATGLDLAQHAEAGYAFSEGAGGVAPHAGHGAPAAAPAPGPPVRVPQGDSA